A genomic segment from Orrella daihaiensis encodes:
- a CDS encoding gamma-glutamyltransferase family protein — MDLASFDSIHRKPVMARNLIATSQPLASQAGAAAFARGGNAIDAVLAAAITLTVVEPVMNGIGGDAFAILWDGKQLHGMNGCGRAPAGWTPERFKSLKAMPKQGWETVTVPGQVAAWADLSERFGALPFEDLFVDAIRHAMDGFPVSPVIAKQWHQATIDLGHEPGFAAFMPQGRAPKAGEIWRFADQAVTLREIARTRGRSFYEGRLAQQITAFAKECGASLTLDDLAGQQTQWVQPIGQTYHDVTVHEIPPNGQGIAALIALGILKHLPYEQTKPGSAERAHLEIEVMRLAFADLYAHVGDPDHMRMSSEDLLNDAYLKQRASLVDPNKAGQYPSGQPGSGGTVYLCAADAQGRMISYIQSNFKGFGSGVVVPGTGISLHNRGMAFSLEPGHPNQVAPGKRPLHSIIPAFMTRDGKPLMAFGVMGGNMQAQGHLQVTLRCAVEGLNPQAASDAPRWRINDVGELIMEAEWPASVIEQLKTMGHNPKVQPNNSIDFGSAQLIAQLPSHAGETVAYVGGSDTRRDGQVIGY, encoded by the coding sequence ATGGACCTCGCCTCATTTGACTCCATTCACCGCAAGCCGGTGATGGCTCGCAATTTAATTGCCACCTCTCAGCCCCTGGCCTCCCAGGCTGGTGCAGCTGCGTTCGCGCGCGGTGGTAATGCCATCGATGCAGTCTTGGCCGCAGCGATCACGTTGACCGTGGTTGAACCCGTCATGAACGGGATTGGTGGTGATGCGTTTGCCATTTTGTGGGATGGCAAACAGTTGCACGGCATGAATGGTTGTGGTCGTGCGCCAGCGGGTTGGACACCCGAGCGTTTCAAGAGCTTGAAGGCTATGCCCAAGCAAGGCTGGGAGACGGTCACTGTGCCTGGCCAAGTGGCAGCGTGGGCGGACTTGTCAGAGCGATTTGGTGCGTTACCGTTTGAAGATCTGTTTGTCGATGCGATTCGCCATGCGATGGACGGATTCCCGGTCTCGCCCGTGATTGCCAAGCAATGGCATCAGGCCACCATTGATTTGGGCCACGAGCCAGGGTTCGCCGCATTCATGCCGCAGGGGCGGGCACCTAAAGCGGGTGAGATTTGGCGTTTTGCGGATCAGGCCGTGACGCTGCGTGAGATCGCCCGCACGCGAGGCCGTTCCTTTTATGAAGGTCGGCTGGCCCAACAGATAACGGCTTTCGCGAAAGAATGTGGTGCATCTTTGACGCTGGATGACTTGGCTGGACAACAAACGCAATGGGTGCAGCCGATCGGCCAAACCTATCATGATGTGACCGTCCACGAAATCCCGCCCAATGGTCAGGGCATCGCCGCTTTGATTGCGCTTGGCATTTTGAAGCACCTGCCCTATGAGCAGACCAAGCCTGGATCGGCTGAACGGGCACACCTTGAAATCGAGGTCATGCGTCTGGCGTTTGCAGACCTGTATGCTCATGTTGGGGATCCTGATCACATGCGCATGAGTTCAGAGGATCTACTCAATGATGCATATTTGAAGCAGCGTGCCAGTCTTGTCGACCCGAACAAAGCAGGGCAGTATCCTTCTGGCCAGCCTGGCTCTGGTGGCACGGTCTATTTGTGTGCAGCAGACGCACAAGGCCGGATGATTTCTTATATTCAATCCAACTTCAAGGGGTTTGGTTCCGGCGTGGTTGTACCAGGGACCGGTATTTCGCTACACAACCGGGGCATGGCGTTTAGCCTTGAGCCAGGTCACCCGAATCAGGTCGCTCCCGGCAAACGACCGCTGCACTCTATCATTCCAGCCTTTATGACCCGTGATGGCAAGCCTTTAATGGCATTTGGGGTGATGGGTGGCAACATGCAGGCCCAAGGACACTTGCAGGTGACTTTGCGGTGTGCCGTTGAAGGATTGAATCCGCAGGCGGCGTCAGATGCGCCTCGTTGGCGTATTAATGATGTTGGTGAGCTGATCATGGAGGCCGAATGGCCAGCGTCAGTCATCGAGCAGCTCAAAACCATGGGCCATAACCCCAAAGTGCAACCTAATAACAGCATCGATTTCGGGAGTGCCCAATTGATTGCGCAGTTGCCTTCACATGCTGGCGAGACCGTGGCTTACGTGGGTGGTTCAGATACGCGACGCGACGGTCAAGTCATTGGTTATTGA
- a CDS encoding replication-associated recombination protein A, translating to MADLFSREPKAPLAEQMRPRTLDDVVGQQHLIGPGKPLRIAFEAGEPHSMILWGPPGVGKTTLARLMADLFDCAFIAISAVFAGVKDIRAAMDQAQQTLDTTGRQTLLFVDEIHRFNKSQQDALLPFVESGLVVFVGATTENPGFEVNRALLSRAQVHVLKAIEDDDLRLLARRALAREQVPIELDAGALNWLVTQSDGDARRLLNQLEIVLQSFDTGVVDEHQLASVLSQSGRAFDKGGDNFYDQISALHKSVRGSDPDAALYWLARMLDGGADARYLARRIIRMAWEDIGLADPRAIQIAHDAADAFDRLGSPEGELALGQAVIYLSVAAKSNAGYKAYNQARAFVAQDRSREVPNHLRNAPTKLAKDLGHSQGYRYAHDEPDGFAAGQRYLPDDMPAPDWYQPVNRGLEINISQKLRQLRELDEQARMRDSDAEG from the coding sequence ATGGCGGACCTGTTTAGCCGCGAACCCAAAGCGCCACTGGCCGAGCAGATGCGTCCGCGCACGCTAGATGATGTGGTGGGTCAACAGCATCTGATCGGCCCGGGCAAGCCATTGCGCATAGCATTTGAGGCCGGCGAGCCCCACTCCATGATTCTCTGGGGGCCACCTGGCGTTGGTAAAACCACCTTGGCCCGCTTGATGGCGGATTTATTTGATTGCGCCTTTATTGCGATATCGGCGGTGTTTGCAGGTGTGAAGGACATCCGGGCTGCGATGGACCAGGCTCAACAAACACTGGATACCACCGGTCGACAAACGCTTTTGTTTGTGGACGAGATTCATCGCTTTAACAAGTCGCAGCAAGATGCACTATTGCCATTCGTTGAGTCAGGTCTGGTCGTCTTCGTTGGCGCCACCACAGAAAACCCTGGGTTTGAGGTTAACCGGGCATTGTTGTCGCGCGCACAAGTACATGTGCTTAAAGCCATCGAGGATGATGATCTCAGGCTGCTGGCTCGCAGAGCACTGGCGCGCGAACAAGTCCCGATCGAGCTTGATGCAGGGGCATTGAACTGGCTGGTCACACAGTCCGATGGAGATGCCAGGCGATTGCTGAACCAGCTCGAAATCGTCCTGCAGTCGTTTGATACGGGTGTTGTTGATGAGCATCAGCTTGCCAGTGTGCTGAGTCAGTCAGGACGTGCATTCGATAAAGGTGGGGACAACTTTTACGATCAGATATCAGCCTTGCACAAATCGGTCCGTGGGTCTGACCCCGATGCTGCATTGTATTGGCTCGCACGCATGCTTGATGGCGGCGCTGATGCTCGTTATCTGGCCAGACGCATTATTCGCATGGCCTGGGAGGATATTGGGTTGGCAGACCCACGAGCGATTCAGATCGCCCACGATGCAGCTGATGCGTTTGATCGGCTTGGATCGCCAGAGGGTGAACTGGCGCTGGGTCAGGCGGTGATTTATCTGTCTGTGGCGGCTAAGAGCAACGCGGGCTATAAGGCTTACAACCAGGCCAGAGCATTTGTCGCGCAGGACCGCTCTCGCGAGGTACCCAATCACCTGCGCAATGCCCCGACCAAACTAGCCAAGGACTTGGGGCATTCCCAAGGCTATCGCTATGCCCACGATGAGCCCGATGGGTTTGCCGCTGGTCAACGCTATTTGCCCGATGATATGCCTGCACCTGACTGGTATCAGCCCGTTAATCGGGGGCTAGAGATCAATATTTCACAAAAACTTAGGCAATTGCGCGAGCTTGATGAGCAGGCAAGAATGCGTGACTCGGACGCAGAGGGTTAG
- the cydB gene encoding cytochrome d ubiquinol oxidase subunit II — protein MMIDFPLIWAGLIAFALLAYVVLDGFDLGVGILFPFVKGQDNRDQMMNSVAPVWDGNETWLVLAGGGLFAVFPLAYSIIMPALYIPIFLMLLALVFRGVAFEFRFKVRGKSNFWDLAFAGGSTVAAFAQGMVLGGIVEGIAVQGRSYAGGAWDWFSPFAVLTGLALVVGYALLGATWLILKTEGEVQQHAKRYAPRLLILVLAAMVVLSVWTATLHEYYLQRWLVWPDRLYTLIVPVLVLACAFAVFDGLKRNRPGKPYLAAVGLFVVSYIGLAMSLFPYLVPPSVTLWEAAAPDKSLQFLLVGSVVLIPTILAYTAYSYWVFRGKVGDSHGYHG, from the coding sequence ATCATGATTGACTTTCCATTGATTTGGGCAGGGCTGATTGCATTTGCTCTTCTGGCTTACGTGGTGCTAGACGGGTTTGACCTGGGTGTGGGGATTCTATTTCCGTTTGTTAAAGGGCAGGACAACCGTGATCAGATGATGAATTCGGTGGCGCCGGTCTGGGATGGCAATGAGACCTGGCTGGTGTTGGCTGGCGGAGGTTTGTTTGCTGTGTTTCCGCTGGCGTATTCAATCATCATGCCCGCACTCTACATCCCCATCTTTTTGATGCTGTTGGCACTTGTGTTTCGTGGCGTCGCCTTTGAGTTCAGGTTCAAAGTGCGTGGCAAGTCCAACTTCTGGGATCTGGCATTTGCCGGCGGCTCAACCGTGGCGGCCTTTGCACAAGGCATGGTGCTTGGTGGCATCGTGGAAGGGATCGCGGTGCAAGGTCGTTCGTATGCTGGTGGTGCGTGGGATTGGTTCTCACCGTTTGCGGTGTTAACTGGCTTGGCATTGGTGGTAGGTTATGCGCTGTTGGGTGCAACTTGGTTAATTCTTAAAACCGAGGGTGAGGTCCAGCAGCATGCCAAACGGTATGCGCCACGCTTGTTAATTCTCGTGTTAGCTGCCATGGTGGTATTAAGTGTCTGGACAGCGACCCTGCATGAGTACTACTTGCAACGCTGGCTGGTGTGGCCTGACCGTTTGTACACCCTGATTGTGCCGGTGTTGGTGTTGGCGTGTGCTTTTGCGGTATTTGATGGGCTAAAGCGTAACCGTCCGGGCAAGCCCTATCTGGCAGCAGTGGGGCTGTTTGTGGTGTCCTACATCGGCCTTGCCATGAGTCTGTTTCCTTACCTCGTGCCGCCGTCGGTGACGCTTTGGGAGGCGGCCGCACCCGACAAGTCTTTGCAGTTCTTGTTGGTGGGTAGTGTGGTGCTGATCCCAACGATTCTGGCTTATACCGCCTATTCGTATTGGGTCTTTAGGGGCAAGGTTGGCGACAGCCATGGATACCATGGATGA
- the serS gene encoding serine--tRNA ligase gives MLDPVLLRKNLDLVVERLATRGVTFDVASFNELESQRKAIQTETETLQAQRNTLAKQIGALKSKGEDASEVMAQSQTIPGKLKALEESLYQIQAQLNALLLATPNLPHESVPLGKDSDDNVELRRWVPTPDAQGNPASLGFEAKDHVDIGEPLGLDFEVGAKLSGARFSFMRGQMARLHRALAQFMLDLQTGQHGYTECYTPYIVNASTLVGTGQLPKFREDMFWVTRGGEVDEGAQEQFLISTSEITLTSMVRDSIVAQAELPIKLTAHTPCFRSEAGSGGRDVRGLIRQHQFDKVEMVQIVHPEQSYEALDEMVGHAEAVLQALGLPYRVMQLCTGDMGFGATKTYDLEVWIPAQNTWREISSVSNCEAFQARRMQARFRPASGKPEYVHTLNGSGLAVGRALVAVLENYQQADGSVLVPEVLRPYMGGADRLVP, from the coding sequence ATGCTTGATCCTGTTTTGCTGAGAAAAAACCTTGACCTTGTTGTCGAGCGATTAGCCACACGTGGCGTGACATTTGATGTGGCGTCCTTTAATGAGCTCGAATCGCAACGCAAGGCGATTCAAACCGAGACTGAAACGCTGCAAGCCCAGCGCAACACCCTGGCCAAGCAAATCGGTGCCTTGAAATCCAAAGGCGAGGATGCTTCTGAGGTCATGGCGCAGTCTCAGACAATCCCCGGCAAGCTCAAGGCACTCGAAGAGTCGTTGTATCAAATCCAGGCGCAATTAAATGCGCTGCTGTTGGCAACACCGAATTTGCCACATGAGTCGGTGCCGCTGGGCAAAGACAGTGATGACAACGTCGAGCTGCGGCGCTGGGTGCCAACGCCCGATGCGCAAGGCAATCCTGCGTCACTGGGTTTTGAAGCAAAAGACCATGTCGATATCGGCGAGCCACTGGGCCTGGATTTTGAAGTGGGTGCCAAGCTGTCTGGTGCAAGGTTCAGTTTCATGCGTGGCCAGATGGCGCGTTTGCACCGTGCGCTGGCGCAATTCATGTTGGATTTGCAGACTGGACAGCATGGTTATACCGAGTGCTATACCCCCTACATCGTGAATGCGTCCACGCTCGTGGGTACAGGTCAGTTGCCAAAGTTTCGCGAGGACATGTTCTGGGTGACGCGTGGTGGTGAGGTAGATGAGGGTGCTCAAGAGCAGTTCTTGATTTCTACTTCCGAGATTACGTTAACGAGCATGGTGCGTGACTCGATCGTGGCGCAAGCAGAGCTTCCGATCAAGCTAACGGCGCACACACCCTGCTTCCGTTCTGAAGCAGGCAGTGGCGGACGAGATGTTCGTGGATTGATTCGCCAGCATCAATTCGACAAAGTTGAAATGGTGCAGATTGTTCATCCCGAGCAGTCTTATGAAGCGCTCGATGAAATGGTCGGCCACGCCGAAGCCGTCTTGCAAGCACTTGGACTGCCATACCGCGTGATGCAGTTGTGCACGGGCGACATGGGATTTGGCGCCACCAAGACCTACGATCTCGAAGTCTGGATTCCTGCACAAAACACTTGGCGTGAAATCTCATCGGTCTCGAATTGCGAGGCGTTTCAAGCCAGACGTATGCAGGCGCGTTTCCGGCCAGCCTCTGGTAAGCCGGAGTACGTCCACACGTTAAATGGATCAGGTCTGGCGGTGGGCAGAGCCCTGGTGGCGGTGCTTGAGAATTACCAGCAGGCAGACGGATCAGTGCTTGTGCCCGAGGTTTTGCGGCCATATATGGGTGGCGCCGATCGATTGGTGCCTTAG
- a CDS encoding outer membrane lipoprotein carrier protein LolA — protein MTGANASVRRRLLVGLGVLALSGGAAWAAPAIEQFEQFVQTVPAARGTFEQFTVGPDGRTSRAQTGVFAFDRPGKFRWDIQTPQPQLVASDGRTLYQHDPDLQQLTVRALDQSIGSSPAAILFGQGKLQDAFEVSELPDDDGMMWLRAVPKRPDAGLTQLDIGMREGRPARLLLVDGFGQTTRIELLTLRAQSEFGANEFVIDPPPDTDVIRLQ, from the coding sequence ATGACAGGTGCCAACGCCTCGGTTCGTCGACGCTTGCTGGTTGGCCTTGGCGTGTTGGCCTTGTCAGGGGGGGCGGCTTGGGCGGCACCCGCGATTGAACAGTTCGAACAGTTCGTACAGACAGTACCAGCTGCGCGCGGCACGTTCGAGCAATTCACCGTCGGCCCCGATGGGCGCACGAGTCGCGCACAAACCGGTGTCTTTGCATTCGATCGGCCCGGCAAGTTTCGTTGGGATATCCAGACACCCCAACCACAGTTAGTGGCCAGTGACGGACGCACGCTGTACCAGCATGACCCTGATTTGCAACAGTTGACCGTGCGCGCACTTGATCAATCGATTGGGAGTTCGCCGGCTGCAATCTTGTTTGGACAGGGCAAATTGCAAGATGCTTTTGAAGTGTCTGAGTTGCCAGATGACGATGGCATGATGTGGTTACGTGCCGTACCCAAACGGCCAGACGCCGGTTTGACACAACTCGACATTGGCATGCGCGAAGGTCGGCCAGCTCGACTGCTATTAGTTGACGGCTTCGGGCAGACCACGCGGATCGAGCTTTTAACGCTGCGTGCGCAATCGGAGTTCGGTGCCAATGAGTTCGTCATTGACCCGCCACCGGACACCGATGTTATCCGGTTGCAATAA
- a CDS encoding cytochrome ubiquinol oxidase subunit I: protein MEWFDALNLSRLQFAFTVALHIIFPAFTIGLASYLFVLNGLHHFTRKTVYLDLFNYWKKIFALSFGMGVVSGLVMTYQFGTNWSVFADKVGPILGPIMGYEVLTAFFLEAGFLGVMLFGRQKVGERLHLFATGMVAFGTFASAFWILSINSWMQTPDGFAINEAGQFIPVDWMKVIFNPSFPHRFAHMVLAAYLTTAFVVGGVGAYHLLKLRAGKADGSMSVEAVKKMFSMAMWMAAIVTPIQIFAGDSQGLNTLQHQPMKIAVIEGHFESEKPAGLVLFGIPNEEEAKMEYKVEIPLLGSIILRHSLTGGLQGLDAFPRADWPPMAPPFYAFRVMVGIGFLMLAVGLWSLYLRRKGKLYDTPLMLKAALLMSPAGFVAVIAGWIVTEVGRQPYTVYGLLRTEDSLSPITTSMVATSLVAFVVVYFTLFTAGLVYILRQMRQPPVASEPTMDVKLPTRAAGFVPPSLARKPQAARSNHD from the coding sequence ATGGAATGGTTTGATGCCCTGAACTTGTCTAGGTTGCAGTTCGCGTTTACGGTCGCGCTGCACATCATTTTCCCGGCGTTTACGATCGGATTGGCCAGTTACCTCTTCGTGCTAAATGGTTTGCATCATTTCACGCGCAAGACGGTTTACCTCGATCTCTTTAACTACTGGAAGAAGATTTTTGCCCTCTCGTTCGGCATGGGTGTGGTGTCCGGCCTAGTCATGACCTATCAGTTCGGTACCAACTGGAGTGTGTTTGCCGATAAGGTTGGTCCGATTCTGGGTCCGATCATGGGCTATGAGGTACTCACGGCGTTTTTCCTGGAAGCCGGTTTCCTAGGGGTGATGCTGTTTGGCCGGCAGAAAGTTGGCGAGCGCCTGCATTTGTTTGCCACGGGCATGGTGGCGTTTGGCACTTTTGCCTCGGCATTCTGGATTCTTTCCATCAATAGCTGGATGCAAACACCAGACGGCTTTGCAATCAATGAGGCTGGGCAGTTCATCCCGGTCGATTGGATGAAAGTCATCTTCAACCCCTCATTCCCCCACCGGTTTGCTCACATGGTGCTGGCGGCCTACTTGACCACAGCATTTGTCGTCGGTGGCGTCGGTGCCTACCATCTGCTTAAGCTGCGCGCCGGCAAGGCTGATGGCTCCATGAGTGTGGAGGCGGTCAAGAAGATGTTCTCGATGGCGATGTGGATGGCGGCCATCGTGACCCCTATCCAGATCTTCGCCGGTGACTCTCAGGGCCTAAATACCTTGCAGCACCAGCCCATGAAAATAGCGGTCATTGAAGGTCACTTCGAATCAGAAAAGCCGGCTGGCCTGGTGCTATTTGGCATTCCCAATGAAGAAGAAGCCAAAATGGAGTACAAGGTCGAGATTCCGCTGTTGGGCAGTATTATTTTGCGGCACAGTCTGACCGGTGGTTTGCAGGGGCTTGATGCGTTTCCCAGAGCTGACTGGCCACCGATGGCACCGCCTTTCTATGCTTTCAGGGTCATGGTGGGGATCGGGTTCCTGATGCTCGCCGTTGGACTCTGGAGTTTGTATTTGCGCCGCAAGGGCAAGCTTTATGACACGCCACTGATGTTAAAGGCTGCGCTTTTGATGTCACCGGCAGGATTTGTGGCAGTGATTGCCGGCTGGATTGTGACCGAGGTCGGGCGCCAGCCATATACCGTCTATGGATTGCTGCGCACCGAAGACTCGCTCTCACCAATCACCACATCCATGGTAGCCACCAGCCTGGTGGCCTTTGTGGTGGTCTATTTCACGCTGTTTACGGCCGGCTTGGTCTACATCCTGAGGCAGATGCGACAGCCGCCGGTGGCGTCCGAACCCACCATGGACGTCAAACTGCCCACTCGTGCGGCTGGCTTTGTGCCGCCGTCTCTGGCCCGTAAACCCCAAGCCGCAAGGAGCAATCATGATTGA